In Chryseobacterium lactis, a single genomic region encodes these proteins:
- a CDS encoding J domain-containing protein, translated as MKDYYYFLGISQNASEEDIKKAYRKLSLKYHPDKNDNDDFFADRFREIQEAYEMLSDPAKRHSYDQNLESHQRSFRYNIPPAIKTFTANKIHAKKGEEIIINWQTSNADVVKVLPFGLEKPFGERIFKITEFKDGKFQLLLHATNSLLHKTVVQGITITEVFENDAEKFKSDVEDLFKPQPRTSINRSGQPKIVMLFWGVIVLAIALYFLIKTLS; from the coding sequence ATGAAAGACTACTATTATTTTCTCGGTATATCGCAGAATGCTTCGGAAGAAGACATCAAAAAAGCTTATCGGAAGCTGTCTTTGAAATACCATCCTGATAAAAACGATAACGATGATTTTTTTGCCGACCGTTTCCGTGAGATTCAGGAGGCTTATGAAATGTTGAGTGATCCTGCAAAAAGACATTCTTATGATCAGAATTTGGAAAGCCATCAGAGAAGTTTCAGGTATAATATTCCGCCGGCAATTAAGACTTTTACCGCGAATAAAATTCATGCGAAGAAAGGAGAGGAGATTATCATCAACTGGCAGACGAGCAATGCTGATGTGGTGAAAGTATTGCCTTTCGGACTGGAAAAGCCTTTTGGCGAAAGAATATTTAAGATTACCGAATTTAAAGACGGGAAATTTCAGCTTTTGCTTCATGCAACCAATTCTTTGTTACATAAAACTGTCGTTCAGGGAATTACCATTACAGAAGTTTTTGAAAATGACGCTGAGAAATTCAAAAGCGATGTGGAAGATTTATTCAAGCCACAGCCCAGAACATCAATAAACCGATCAGGACAGCCCAAAATCGTAATGCTGTTTTGGGGAGTTATAGTACTGGCAATTGCCCTTTATTTTTTAATAAAGACTTTGAGTTAG